The Panicum hallii strain FIL2 chromosome 9, PHallii_v3.1, whole genome shotgun sequence genome has a window encoding:
- the LOC112875748 gene encoding PHD finger protein MALE MEIOCYTE DEATH 1-like — MSWRCSLGGVARGCSGPLRDVTGVRVESDRRRARPPAGVRNWIAELGVRTARTITRTPRITERPLPPRTKTPEPPPDHRAGEEEETTEQERKRRRPRRAMPSTRALRRLDLRRSPPVRPSPQAAAAKKEEASPWPPSSSSASSSSSSASAPPRHPAALSAAAPRGGSAVRVYPLRDFPGTDAAALCGAFRDNVRWLLKQWGSAPGSGSAWRALLSDERTGAVVPIVAVEELAAASPAPFCDLCRCAGWSHHWVSKRKYHFIIPAAVDWDQPFRADALLGRSDHLLHGLIHSNGFGHLVTLRGCDGGSTFLSGCQIMDLWDQLCAALRVRAASVVDLTQKHSVDLRLLLGVANGETWFSRWGYCLAKGCFSVSVSTYSAALEALAALPVDYLRSRHVRRVVSIYRRLSDKPLATVREFLRCLLDWKHREAPLSPPSVKTSPRLTFLLPKSCVVKRLRQPYQHFEDVVDLLECRWSKKRLLDAAEVVVDKLREHANGTKISRQAVRDAARGAIGDTGLLDFVIKSLNDTVVGNHIVRRVPDPENRVLHFSLEEYAEPEPEPQLEPDLEPEPVKLDSERTPHAIRWPSTSEAERDLRAVYRAMVEARSEAAQAVLDCKHWVKWWGLRDESDDQLRFLVEWRPQPWEATELTRPMPPGDIVVVPLHASIGELLIEAEHALRETYCFFEGFQAESLDGIAGEKWDPVMLGGAESGDTIGVHGHGVDMETGLRCQGGTDAWDVQCVCGAQDDDGERMVACDACNVWHHTRCVGIADGAPVPPLFLCMSCGGALMAAGPILDEALTVPKVK; from the exons ATGTCATGGAGGTGCAGCCTCGGGGGGGTCGCGAGGGGTTGTAGCGGCCCGCTCCGCGACGTCACGGGCGTACGCGTGGAAAGCGACCGGCGTAGGGCCCGCCCGCCAGCGGGCGTGCGCAATTGGATCGCGGAGCTCGGCGTGCGCACCGCTCGCACCATCACTCGCACCCCACGAATTACGGAAAGGCCCCTGCCGCCGCGGACCAAAACCCCAGAGCCCCCACCCGACCACCGAGcaggagaggaagaggagacGACCGAGcaggagaggaagaggagacGACCGCGCAGGGCAATGCCGTCCACGCGCGCACTCCGGCGGCTCGACCTGCGGCGGTCGCCGCCGGTCCGGCCGAGcccgcaggcggcggcggcgaagaaggaGGAGGCGAGCCCGTGGCCGCCGTCCTCGTCCTCCGCctcgtcgtcttcttcctcggcCTCGGCGCCCCCCAGGCACCCCGCCGCCTTGTCGGCTGCTGCGCCGAGGGGCGGATCGGCGGTGCGCGTGTACCCGCTGCGGGACTTCCCGGGCACGGACGCGGCCGCGCTCTGTGGCGCGTTCCGGGACAACGTGCGGTGGCTGCTGAAGCAGTGGGGCTCCGCGCCGGGTTCCGGGTCGGCGTGGCGTGCGCTGCTCTCGGACGAGCGCACGGGCGCCGTAGTCCCCATTGTAGCCGTGGAGGAGCTCGCCGCGGCGTCGCCCGCGCCATTCTGCGACCTCTGCCGTTGCGCCG GCTGGAGCCACCACTGGGTGTCAAAGCGGAAGTACCATTTCATCATTCCTGCAGCAGTCGACTGGGACCAGCCATTCAGGGCTGATGCGTTGCTTGGGCGCAGCGATCACCTCCTACATGGTCTGATCCATAGTAATGGCTTTGGTCACCTTGTCACTCTCCGTGGTTGTGATGGTGGCTCCACTTTTCTATCTGGCTGCCAGATCATGGATCTATGGGATCAACTTTGCGCTGCTCTCCGTGTTAG GGCCGCGTCTGTGGTGGACTTAACCCAGAAGCACTCTGTGGACCTACGCCTTCTGCTTGGAGTGGCAAACGGTGAGACATGGTTCAGTCGCTGGGGTTACTGCCTCGCCAAGGGCTGCTTCAGTGTTTCTGTGTCCACTTATTCTGCTGCACTTGAAGCCCTGGCTGCCCTGCCTGTTGATTATCTCCGCAGCCGTCATGTCCGCCGTGTGGTCAGCATCTACCGCCGCCTCTCCGACAAGCCTCTGGCCACTGTCCGTGAGTTCCTCCGCTGCCTCCTTGATTGGAAACACCGCGAGGCCCCACTTTCGCCACCTTCTGTGAAGACATCCCCACGGCTGACGTTCTTGCTGCCAAAGTCATGTGTCGTGAAGAGGCTGAGGCAGCCATACCAGCACTTTGAGGATGTTGTTGACCTGCTCGAGTGTCGGTGGTCAAAGAAACGGTTGCTCGATGCTGCAGAGGTCGTTGTTGATAAGCTGCGGGAGCATGCCAATGGCACAAAGATTTCACGACAGGCTGTACGAGATGCTGCCAGGGGTGCCATCGGTGACACTGGTCTGCTTGACTTTGTCATCAAGTCCCTTAATGACACTGTTGTTGGTAACCATATTGTGCGTCGTGTGCCTGACCCTGAGAATCGTGTGCTTCACTTCAGTCTTGAGGAATATGCTGAGCCTGAGCCTGAGCCACAGCTAGAGCCTGACCTGGAGCCAGAGCCAGTGAAACTTGATTCAGAGCGCACCCCTCATGCGATCCGATGGCCAAGCACGTCAGAGGCAGAGCGGGATCTGCGTGCTGTGTACCGGGCAATGGTGGAGGCACGCAGTGAGGCAGCACAGGCTGTGCTGGACTGCAAGCACTGGGTGAAATGGTGGGGCCTCAGGGATGAGTCTGATGACCAGCTAAGGTTCCTTGTTGAGTGGCGACCGCAGCCGTGGGAGGCTACTGAACTTACAAGGCCAATGCCGCCAGGGGATATTGTGGTGGTACCACTGCATGCGTCCATAGGTGAGCTGCTTATCGAGGCAGAGCATGCGCTGCGGGAGACATACTGCTTCTTTGAGGGATTCCAGGCTGAGTCACTGGATGGCATTGCTGGGGAGAAGTGGGATCCGGTGATGCTTGGTGGAGCAGAGTCTGGTGACACGATCGGCGTGCATGGCCATGGAGTGGACATGGAGACTGGGCTGCGGTGCCAGGGAGGTACGGATGCATGGGATGTCCAGTGTGTCTGTGGTGCACAAGATGATGATGGGGAACGCATGGTGGCATGTGATGCATGCAATGTCTGGCACCACACACGCTGCGTCGGCATTGCGGATGGTGCGCCTGTGCCACCATTATTTCTCTGCATGTCCTGCGGTGGCGCGCTCATGGCTGCTGGACCAATCCTGGATGAGGCACTAACGGTACCTAAAGTAAAGTGA